One segment of Candidatus Dadabacteria bacterium DNA contains the following:
- a CDS encoding NAD(P)-dependent oxidoreductase gives MNEISSEQSSIGWIGTGIMGAPMCGHLVRAGYRVFVFNRTKEKAGELLSEGATWCDSPAEVVRQADVIFTIVGYPDDVREVYFGRDGLLIEPEPGRIFVDMTTTEPTLAIEIYEKALGFGCSSLDSPVSGGDVGAVKGELSIMVGGDEEVFNSVKPLLGLLGKNIVHQGKAGSGQHAKMCNQITVAGVMIGICENLIYCQKAGLDPRTMLRSVGSGAASSWLLNNLGPRIMDRDFDPGFFVEHFIKDMEIALGESQRMGIDLPGLALVKSLYERASELGHGRLGTQALLLALEDLCGDKNRN, from the coding sequence ATGAATGAAATAAGTTCCGAGCAAAGTTCGATAGGGTGGATAGGAACGGGGATCATGGGTGCGCCCATGTGCGGACATCTCGTTCGTGCCGGGTACCGCGTTTTTGTTTTTAACAGAACAAAGGAAAAGGCGGGAGAACTGCTGAGTGAAGGCGCCACCTGGTGCGACTCTCCCGCCGAGGTCGTCCGCCAGGCTGACGTTATCTTTACCATTGTCGGTTACCCGGATGACGTAAGAGAGGTGTATTTCGGTCGCGATGGCCTTCTGATTGAGCCCGAGCCCGGCCGCATCTTCGTTGACATGACCACGACCGAACCGACCCTTGCAATAGAGATATACGAAAAGGCGCTTGGGTTCGGCTGCTCTTCTTTGGACTCTCCGGTTTCCGGGGGAGACGTAGGAGCCGTGAAGGGAGAGCTTTCAATAATGGTTGGAGGAGATGAGGAAGTTTTTAATTCGGTGAAACCGCTTCTGGGGCTCCTAGGAAAAAACATCGTGCACCAGGGAAAAGCGGGTTCGGGTCAGCATGCGAAGATGTGCAATCAGATCACGGTAGCTGGGGTAATGATAGGAATCTGCGAGAACTTGATCTATTGTCAGAAGGCAGGGCTGGACCCCCGTACCATGCTTCGCTCCGTGGGGAGCGGCGCGGCCTCGAGCTGGCTTCTGAACAACCTCGGTCCCAGAATAATGGACAGGGATTTCGACCCGGGCTTTTTCGTTGAACATTTTATAAAAGACATGGAGATTGCTCTCGGGGAATCGCAACGGATGGGGATTGATCTTCCGGGGCTTGCTCTTGTTAAATCCCTTTATGAAAGGGCGAGCGAGCTTGGGCACGGGAGGCTCGGAACGCAGGCGCTTTTACTTGCGCTTGAGGATCTCTGCGGAGATAAAAACCGTAACTGA
- a CDS encoding non-ribosomal peptide synthase encodes MNESQGIADLDLRTIAALSGMPKIKNLVNPKNPTEMSERVIVTFKPLPKNYPNTEINAYRERLRNSLLSNGANVISWEDATTEDASYGMFSKLMGLKSVRRKVNAVIDVKKKLSPIRWLLSKVAENIYRIVRKDSLSVSSILKISGWADDFTVGYLQDPYNTQVITIMSLDPEFENEDTTYERKISLGLKNLINNMSEIVIGVSRRNFAIINMNLSDSIYAHDQLDDFVLYSLIPKIYAPIKPPILTRFSVSEYDPQEFEYAKKLSTLGADLKSTDLFPAGSKFIDAIKRLSHRDVANKILDGRTGVSYGFIALAEPPGYDGDKYIDENMWNSLQEIPNYNPDEVRAASNDRWYVRTLLADETVYQQVPDIWIVTSRSGCDKTNLNPDSDIVRIGLLKGKLHLQIPRGVDLGRRDIRPSFDTYVILSQALSSALYAPSLIEKEMSILHFHGYPDPCWFRGSEHHAGARNPSLPCGTVEAALLNYSAVYETATQNGSDIKLLCLVESDHGVNVLGPDREYLVQRLLAGSSEGHILLGGKYLPMLKRQSVASQ; translated from the coding sequence ATGAATGAAAGTCAAGGAATTGCGGATTTAGATCTGCGGACCATAGCGGCGCTTTCCGGAATGCCGAAGATAAAGAACCTGGTTAACCCTAAAAATCCGACTGAGATGTCGGAGCGGGTTATCGTAACCTTCAAGCCGCTTCCGAAAAATTACCCAAACACCGAGATAAACGCTTACAGGGAAAGACTCAGAAACTCGCTTCTGAGCAACGGGGCAAACGTAATTTCCTGGGAAGACGCAACCACCGAGGACGCATCTTACGGAATGTTTTCCAAGCTCATGGGACTTAAGTCCGTTAGGAGGAAGGTAAACGCCGTAATAGATGTTAAAAAGAAGCTTTCTCCGATCAGATGGCTTCTGAGCAAGGTAGCCGAGAACATCTACAGGATTGTCAGGAAGGACAGCCTTTCGGTCAGCAGCATACTGAAGATAAGCGGATGGGCGGACGATTTCACCGTCGGCTATCTCCAGGATCCCTATAACACCCAGGTTATCACGATAATGTCCCTTGACCCGGAGTTTGAGAATGAGGATACGACCTATGAAAGAAAAATTTCCTTGGGCCTGAAAAACCTGATAAACAACATGTCGGAGATCGTTATAGGTGTTTCGCGCAGGAATTTCGCGATAATAAACATGAATCTCTCCGATTCCATATACGCCCATGATCAGCTTGATGATTTCGTGCTCTATTCGCTTATTCCGAAGATATACGCTCCTATAAAGCCACCTATTCTGACGCGTTTTTCCGTAAGCGAGTACGACCCGCAGGAATTTGAATACGCCAAGAAGCTGTCTACCTTGGGTGCTGACCTCAAAAGCACCGATCTTTTCCCTGCGGGGTCGAAGTTTATAGATGCGATAAAGCGCCTGTCGCACAGGGATGTGGCGAACAAAATACTTGACGGGAGAACCGGGGTTTCGTACGGTTTCATAGCGCTTGCCGAGCCTCCTGGATACGATGGGGATAAATATATCGATGAGAATATGTGGAATTCCCTGCAGGAGATTCCGAATTACAATCCCGACGAGGTAAGAGCGGCCTCGAACGACAGATGGTATGTTAGAACCCTTCTCGCTGATGAGACGGTGTATCAGCAGGTTCCGGACATATGGATTGTCACTTCAAGGTCAGGATGCGATAAGACAAACTTGAATCCGGATTCGGATATAGTCAGAATTGGCCTTTTGAAGGGAAAGCTTCATCTTCAAATACCCAGAGGAGTCGACTTGGGGAGGAGAGATATAAGGCCGTCTTTTGATACTTACGTTATACTCTCTCAGGCACTCTCTTCCGCTCTTTACGCCCCTTCTCTGATTGAGAAGGAAATGTCGATTCTGCATTTCCACGGCTACCCTGACCCATGCTGGTTCCGGGGAAGTGAACACCACGCCGGAGCCCGGAATCCATCTCTTCCCTGCGGTACCGTGGAAGCTGCTCTTCTCAACTATTCTGCGGTTTACGAGACCGCAACCCAAAATGGCAGCGACATAAAGCTTCTGTGCCTTGTCGAGTCAGACCACGGGGTTAACGTTCTCGGGCCTGACAGAGAATATCTCGTGCAAAGGCTTCTTGCCGGTTCAAGCGAGGGTCATATACTCCTTGGCGGGAAATATCTTCCCATGCTTAAGCGGCAAAGCGTCGCATCGCAATAG
- a CDS encoding 1-acyl-sn-glycerol-3-phosphate acyltransferase, producing the protein MKKIRSIVAIILSSLFTAFWGSVGIVMSLLAVRHLIKCSVRPWGKTVLWSCGVRLDVKGTENFPQAPFIVMFNHQSSLDIPVFSAALPFEWRAVMKNEVASIPFIGWVCSLSGQYFVARDGSVGDTNRVREIVRKIRNGPSVIIAPEGTRSEDGELLPFKQGGFFMASLSRVPVVPMIIWGGKDIRKKGSYELNTDRDIVVRILPPIDTASFPKGKEGGEKLEGVVREEMLREIEKIRSNR; encoded by the coding sequence ATGAAGAAAATAAGAAGCATTGTGGCAATAATTCTTTCGTCTCTGTTTACGGCATTCTGGGGCAGCGTGGGAATCGTGATGTCACTTCTTGCCGTAAGGCATCTTATAAAGTGCTCCGTTCGGCCTTGGGGAAAAACAGTTCTTTGGTCCTGCGGAGTGCGGCTTGACGTAAAAGGAACTGAAAACTTCCCGCAAGCTCCTTTCATAGTGATGTTCAACCACCAGAGTTCCCTAGACATACCTGTTTTCTCCGCGGCGCTGCCTTTCGAATGGAGGGCGGTCATGAAGAATGAAGTCGCCTCGATTCCTTTTATCGGCTGGGTGTGCTCACTTAGCGGACAATATTTCGTTGCGAGGGACGGTTCGGTTGGAGATACGAACAGAGTCCGGGAAATCGTAAGGAAAATAAGAAATGGGCCTTCAGTGATTATTGCCCCAGAGGGCACAAGAAGCGAGGATGGAGAACTTCTTCCCTTTAAGCAGGGCGGTTTTTTTATGGCTTCGCTTTCAAGGGTGCCGGTTGTGCCGATGATCATATGGGGAGGCAAGGATATAAGGAAAAAGGGTTCCTACGAACTTAATACCGACAGGGATATTGTAGTCAGAATCCTTCCTCCTATAGATACCGCAAGCTTTCCAAAGGGAAAAGAGGGTGGCGAAAAGCTTGAAGGTGTAGTCCGGGAAGAGATGCTTCGCGAGATTGAAAAAATCCGTAGCAATCGTTAA
- a CDS encoding diacylglycerol kinase family lipid kinase, with the protein MKYLVIANPKAGTKPPGPTLEQIRSAFEAKEIVHEVRLTQFPGHAAKIAAEGLGEGFTHMISLGGDGTSSEIVSSIHGTEAVLGIVPGGSGNDFSKAAGIPLNTRAAVDNIFSGRTRKADVAFVDEKCFINGFGVGMDGAVAHDFGDLGLRRFGSFGYVVGAVIEAFRFQGFFSEMDGEVDVAGERLLLFGASNGPFQGGKFNLAPGADIFDGYLDIHIISDMSSLGRLFKIQKVLEGRHEGLREVSIVRARQLRFETFTDLPAHMDGETFLLRSGKHDIRIEEQGVNIIVPA; encoded by the coding sequence ATGAAATACCTTGTAATAGCAAATCCCAAGGCGGGTACAAAACCGCCTGGGCCAACACTTGAACAGATCCGTAGTGCTTTTGAAGCAAAAGAAATTGTCCACGAGGTGAGACTTACGCAGTTCCCCGGGCACGCCGCGAAGATCGCCGCGGAAGGGCTTGGTGAAGGCTTTACCCACATGATTTCTCTTGGAGGAGACGGTACGTCAAGTGAGATCGTAAGTTCGATTCACGGAACCGAAGCTGTTTTGGGAATAGTTCCGGGAGGCAGCGGGAACGATTTCTCGAAGGCAGCCGGTATTCCCCTTAATACGCGTGCGGCGGTGGACAATATTTTTTCTGGCCGAACGAGAAAAGCTGATGTGGCTTTTGTTGACGAAAAATGCTTTATAAACGGTTTCGGGGTAGGGATGGACGGGGCCGTAGCGCACGATTTCGGGGATCTGGGCCTCAGGCGTTTCGGTTCCTTCGGTTACGTTGTTGGAGCGGTGATCGAGGCGTTTCGGTTCCAGGGTTTTTTCTCCGAGATGGATGGAGAAGTCGATGTCGCGGGCGAAAGACTGCTTCTCTTCGGCGCTTCAAACGGCCCTTTTCAGGGTGGAAAGTTCAACCTAGCTCCTGGGGCTGACATATTCGACGGATATCTCGACATCCATATAATAAGCGACATGAGTTCTCTGGGAAGGCTTTTTAAGATACAAAAGGTGCTTGAGGGCCGCCATGAGGGACTTCGAGAGGTCAGTATAGTAAGGGCAAGGCAGTTGCGGTTTGAAACCTTTACCGATCTTCCGGCTCACATGGACGGGGAGACATTTCTTCTTCGTTCCGGAAAACATGATATACGGATTGAGGAGCAGGGAGTAAACATTATAGTTCCCGCATAG
- the rpsB gene encoding 30S ribosomal protein S2 yields MTEEAVASEKLSMKSLLEAGVHFGHQKSHWNPKMKSFIFGARNGIHIIDLQQTVTLFNRAYTFVKNTVADGGTVLLVGTKKQARGIIEEESVRCNMPYINTRWLGGTLTNFNTIRSRVDYLLELKKLEEDGQMEMLPKREAKNLRREIVKLEGLLGGIVTMRRAPDAIFVVDTKKEHIAIKEARNLSIPVIAIVDTNCDPANADYPIPSNDDAIRAIKLFTSKIADACIEGTHIYQEKLVSGEVEQVKEDSLEGVVVERKVFVFKEAESDESEESFVSVAISESSQSEDARAQKEISENTEDKKED; encoded by the coding sequence ATGACAGAAGAAGCCGTAGCTAGCGAAAAACTCAGCATGAAAAGCCTGCTTGAAGCGGGGGTACATTTCGGACACCAGAAAAGCCACTGGAACCCGAAAATGAAATCCTTTATCTTCGGAGCAAGAAACGGCATTCACATAATCGATCTTCAGCAGACCGTCACGCTTTTTAACAGGGCGTACACTTTCGTGAAAAACACAGTGGCGGACGGAGGAACCGTTTTGCTGGTGGGGACCAAGAAACAGGCCCGGGGAATAATCGAGGAAGAATCGGTCCGATGCAACATGCCCTACATAAACACGCGTTGGCTGGGCGGAACCCTTACCAATTTCAACACGATACGTTCGAGGGTTGATTACCTGCTGGAACTGAAGAAACTTGAGGAAGACGGGCAGATGGAAATGCTTCCGAAAAGGGAAGCGAAAAACCTTAGAAGGGAGATAGTAAAGCTCGAAGGGCTTCTGGGTGGAATAGTAACCATGAGGCGCGCTCCCGACGCTATTTTCGTCGTAGATACAAAAAAAGAGCATATAGCCATAAAAGAAGCGAGAAACCTCTCGATACCGGTTATAGCAATCGTGGACACGAACTGCGACCCCGCAAATGCGGATTATCCGATTCCGAGTAATGACGACGCCATAAGGGCGATAAAGCTGTTCACCTCAAAAATAGCCGACGCCTGCATTGAGGGAACTCACATATACCAGGAGAAACTGGTGAGCGGAGAGGTTGAACAGGTAAAAGAAGACAGCCTTGAGGGCGTAGTGGTAGAAAGGAAGGTATTTGTTTTCAAAGAAGCTGAGTCCGATGAAAGTGAGGAAAGCTTTGTTTCCGTAGCGATCTCCGAATCTTCGCAAAGTGAAGACGCTCGGGCACAGAAAGAGATATCGGAGAATACAGAAGATAAAAAAGAGGATTAA
- the tsf gene encoding translation elongation factor Ts, giving the protein MAEIKATMVKELREKTGAPFLDCKNALVETDGDFEKASEVLRIKGVAKASKKTTRKTDQGIISSYVHAGGKIGVMLEVNCETDFVARNDEFQNLCREVAMQIAANNPTYVRKEEVSEEEVENERRILKAEAMESGKPENIAEKMVAGRINKFFEEICLLEQPYIRDPKMKVMDLVNNLIAKIGENIVVKRFVRYQLGE; this is encoded by the coding sequence ATGGCTGAAATCAAGGCAACAATGGTAAAGGAGCTGAGAGAAAAAACAGGAGCTCCTTTTCTTGACTGCAAGAACGCGCTTGTGGAAACCGACGGGGACTTCGAAAAAGCTTCCGAGGTCCTGAGAATAAAGGGCGTCGCGAAAGCTTCTAAGAAAACTACCAGAAAAACCGACCAGGGAATCATATCCTCATACGTTCACGCGGGTGGCAAGATCGGCGTAATGCTCGAAGTTAACTGCGAAACGGATTTTGTGGCCAGAAACGACGAGTTTCAGAACCTCTGCAGGGAAGTCGCCATGCAGATAGCGGCAAACAATCCGACTTACGTAAGAAAGGAAGAGGTTTCGGAAGAAGAAGTAGAAAATGAAAGGCGGATTCTCAAGGCAGAAGCTATGGAATCGGGAAAACCCGAGAATATAGCGGAAAAAATGGTTGCGGGAAGAATAAACAAGTTTTTCGAGGAGATATGCCTTCTTGAGCAACCCTACATAAGAGATCCCAAGATGAAAGTCATGGATCTTGTAAACAACCTGATAGCCAAAATCGGCGAAAACATAGTTGTAAAAAGGTTCGTAAGATACCAGCTGGGCGAATGA
- a CDS encoding UMP kinase, producing the protein MGSSEKTIPKYKRVLLKLSGEALQGPGQFGISSDVIEYVSEEIKSIYSLGVETAIVIGGGNIFRGVSSSSKGMDRSTADYMGMLATVINALALQDFLERKGMSTRVQTALEIKQVAEPFIKRRAIRHLEKGRIVIFASGTGNPFFTTDTAATLRALQMGADIIMKATKVDGIYDKDPVKNKDASKFTELTYMEILKKGLKVMDATSISLCMEGNIPIVVFDLFEEGNIEKVIRGEKVGTIVKSGTEQ; encoded by the coding sequence ATGGGATCCTCTGAAAAAACCATCCCGAAATATAAAAGAGTACTGCTGAAACTCAGCGGAGAAGCTCTTCAGGGTCCTGGTCAGTTTGGTATCAGTTCCGACGTAATTGAATACGTCTCCGAAGAAATAAAAAGCATCTATTCACTCGGAGTAGAAACGGCCATAGTCATAGGTGGAGGAAATATCTTCAGGGGTGTTTCCAGTTCTTCGAAGGGAATGGACCGTTCCACGGCCGACTACATGGGAATGCTCGCAACCGTGATAAACGCGCTTGCCCTGCAGGATTTTCTTGAAAGAAAAGGGATGTCAACGCGGGTGCAGACCGCGCTTGAAATAAAACAGGTTGCCGAACCCTTTATCAAAAGAAGAGCCATACGCCATCTTGAAAAGGGAAGAATAGTCATATTCGCCTCGGGAACAGGCAATCCGTTTTTTACGACCGACACGGCCGCAACCTTAAGAGCACTGCAGATGGGAGCGGATATCATAATGAAAGCAACTAAAGTTGACGGCATTTATGACAAGGATCCTGTTAAGAACAAAGATGCTTCGAAGTTCACCGAGCTCACATACATGGAAATTCTGAAGAAAGGGTTAAAAGTTATGGATGCAACCTCAATCTCTCTTTGCATGGAAGGGAATATTCCCATAGTAGTGTTCGATCTTTTTGAGGAAGGCAACATAGAGAAAGTTATAAGAGGAGAGAAAGTAGGTACTATTGTAAAGAGCGGTACGGAACAATGA
- a CDS encoding ribosome recycling factor encodes MSVEELYIDAEDRMDKTVSVFDQELSRIRTGRASAALVDTMRVSYFGAQTPINQLANVSVPDSSTILIQAWDPGAVEEIQKAIAQSELGITPSVDGNTIRLTIPPLTEQRRKELVRHTGKVAEEHRVSVRQIRKDANNLIKKAGKTENLPEDEIKKALSEIQQLTDERISRLNALLEKKEKEILEI; translated from the coding sequence CTGTCTGTTGAAGAACTTTATATTGACGCCGAAGACAGGATGGACAAGACAGTAAGCGTTTTCGATCAGGAACTCTCCAGAATAAGAACCGGCAGGGCGTCAGCAGCTCTTGTCGACACGATGAGAGTTTCCTACTTCGGTGCCCAGACACCTATTAACCAACTCGCCAACGTTTCGGTGCCCGATAGTTCAACCATACTTATACAGGCTTGGGACCCGGGCGCGGTTGAGGAAATCCAAAAGGCAATCGCGCAGTCCGAACTCGGAATAACTCCGTCGGTCGACGGAAACACGATCAGGCTTACTATACCGCCCCTGACGGAGCAGAGAAGAAAGGAGCTTGTCAGGCACACGGGAAAAGTCGCCGAAGAACACAGGGTGTCCGTAAGGCAGATAAGAAAAGATGCGAACAACCTCATAAAGAAAGCCGGGAAAACAGAGAACCTTCCAGAAGATGAAATAAAAAAAGCCCTCTCCGAAATACAGCAACTGACAGATGAAAGAATAAGCAGGCTAAACGCCCTGCTTGAAAAGAAAGAAAAAGAAATACTGGAAATCTGA
- the serS gene encoding serine--tRNA ligase: protein MLDPKLIERNIDLVGEKLATRGFETDLSEFTVLNSRRKEIIKRVETLEHQRNEGSRKVGVLKRSGDQQGLAELLPELKALSEEVKDLNEKKVEVEGLLREFLLTVPNMPDSSVPEGPDDTANVEIRKWGEPRDFDFEVKDHVLLGAELDILDLPRATKIAGARFALYKNAGARLERALINFMLDVHTKQHGYTEVLTPFVANTESLTGTGNLPKFEEDLFKLSDTDYYMIPTAEVPVTNIHRDEIIPPEMLPIKYVAYTPCFRKEAGSYGKDVHGIIRQHQFNKVELVRFADPENSYEELEMLTADAAKILELLGIPYRVVLLCTGDMGFSSAKTYDLEVWVPSEGRYREISSCSNFEAFQARRANIRYRKSKGSKPAYLHTLNGSGVAVGRALLAIVENFQTEEGTVEVPEVLVPYMDGIRVIGR from the coding sequence ATGCTAGACCCCAAATTAATTGAGCGAAATATTGATCTTGTTGGCGAAAAACTCGCTACCCGCGGTTTTGAGACCGATCTCTCGGAGTTTACAGTGCTGAATTCCCGCAGAAAAGAGATAATAAAAAGGGTTGAGACTCTGGAACACCAGAGAAACGAGGGCTCAAGAAAGGTGGGTGTCCTTAAGAGGTCTGGAGATCAGCAGGGACTTGCAGAACTTCTGCCCGAACTGAAGGCTCTCTCGGAAGAGGTAAAGGATCTTAACGAGAAGAAAGTGGAGGTGGAGGGGCTTCTCAGGGAGTTCCTTCTGACCGTTCCCAACATGCCCGATTCCTCGGTTCCCGAGGGTCCGGACGACACGGCAAACGTCGAGATAAGGAAGTGGGGAGAACCGAGGGATTTCGACTTCGAGGTAAAGGACCACGTGTTGCTGGGAGCCGAGCTCGACATACTGGACCTTCCGAGGGCGACGAAGATCGCAGGTGCACGGTTTGCGCTTTACAAAAACGCGGGCGCGCGGCTTGAGAGAGCCCTTATAAACTTCATGCTCGATGTTCATACCAAGCAGCACGGGTACACAGAGGTTCTCACTCCCTTCGTAGCCAACACGGAGAGTCTTACTGGAACGGGAAATCTCCCCAAATTCGAGGAAGACCTTTTCAAGCTTAGCGATACGGACTATTACATGATTCCCACTGCTGAGGTTCCCGTTACCAACATTCACCGCGACGAGATAATTCCCCCGGAGATGCTTCCGATTAAATACGTGGCTTACACTCCGTGCTTCAGAAAGGAAGCGGGTTCTTACGGGAAGGACGTGCACGGGATAATCAGGCAGCATCAGTTTAACAAGGTGGAGCTTGTACGCTTCGCCGACCCGGAGAATTCGTACGAGGAACTTGAAATGTTGACTGCTGATGCCGCTAAGATTCTTGAACTTTTGGGTATTCCCTACAGGGTTGTTCTTCTTTGTACGGGAGACATGGGATTTTCTTCCGCCAAGACTTATGATCTTGAAGTATGGGTGCCTAGCGAAGGCAGATACAGGGAAATATCGTCCTGCAGCAATTTTGAGGCGTTTCAGGCGAGGCGCGCCAACATAAGATACAGAAAATCAAAGGGGTCCAAGCCGGCCTATCTCCATACTCTTAATGGTTCTGGGGTGGCTGTGGGCAGGGCTCTGCTGGCGATTGTCGAGAACTTCCAGACCGAAGAGGGGACGGTGGAGGTTCCCGAGGTGCTGGTCCCCTATATGGATGGTATCAGGGTTATCGGGCGGTAA